The Planifilum fimeticola nucleotide sequence GCTCGCCGACAACCCATACCGGCTCTCCGTAGAGAACCTGGGTTTCCAACCGGCCGACCAGGTCGATTCGCCCCTTTTCTTCCCCGTCCAAGCGAGAGAGCCATCCCTTGATGTCTGCCGGGCGGGAAAGGGAAGGAGCGTCCAGGTCCCGCGGTTTTTCCGGGCTTGACCAGACGTTTCCCACCGCCACGTCCACAAATCGGATATTCATGGAAGTCACTCCTCGCGTTTAGAAATTCCCTATACCCTTTCTTCACGGCGAAGCGGGGTTCCTTTTTCCGGACAAAGGCAACTCCGAACAAAGGGAAAACGGTTCCATCCGTCGAATGTTTGAGAAGCAAGAATCTTTCCACCTCGACAGGAGGGATGGGTGTGAAGAAAGGGTGGCGCGCGGGAATCGCGCTGTTTATGGCCATTGCCCTGATTCTTTCCGGATGCAGCACGTCGGGCGATTCGGACAGCCAGTCGCAATCCGAGCAGGTGCTGAAGCTGAATCTGCCCAACGGGGAACCCACTTCCCTGGATCCGGCCAAGGCCTTTGACGCCGAATCGATGGAAGTGGTCAATGCCCTTTTCGAAGGTCTGATGCGGCTCGATGAAAATCATCAGCCGAAACCCGCCGTGGCCGAAAAGGTGGACGTCTCTCCGGACGGGCTTACGTATACCTTCACCCTGCGGAAGGATGCCAAGTGGTCCAACGGAGAGCCCTTGACGGCCCACGATTTCGAGTACGCCTGGAAGCGGGTCCTTAATCCCAAGACCGCCTCCTCCGCGGCGTTTCTTCTCTATTTCATCGAAAACGCCGAGGAATACAACACCGAGAAGGCTTCCGCCGACCAAGTGGGGGTGAAGGCGAAGGACGACTACACCCTGGAGGTTCGCCTGAGCAAGCCGACGCCCTTCTTTTTGCAGCTGACCGCCTACACTGTCTATTATCCCGTATACAAAAAGGGATTGGAGGAAGATCCGAAACTTTATGAGAACGGGGATTCCTACGTGAGCAACGGTCCCTTCAAGATGAAGGAGTGGCAGCATGACTCCTCCGTGAAGGCCGTCCAAAACGAGCATTACCGGGAAAGGGACCGGGTGAAGCTGGGCGGAATCGAATGGGCGATGGTGAACGATCCGAGTTCCGCCTACCAGATGTTTAAAACCGGAAAGCTCCATTCCGCGACCCCGCCGCCGGACATTTTGCCGTCGCTGATCAAGAAGGGGGAAGCCAAGGTCCTGGACGGTTCGGGTCTCGAATTTTTCCGGTTCAACGTGAAGGAAAAACCCTTCACCAACAAGAAAATCCGGAAGGCTTTCGCTCTGGCGGTCGACCGGAAAGCCATCGTGGATCAGGTGGTCCAGGGGAATCAGCAACCGGCGCTCGCTTATGTGGCTCCGGGCACGATGAGCCAGCTGGGGGATTTTCGGGAAGGGCGCGAGGAGTTGATCGCCGATAACCAGGCGGAGGAAGCGAAGCGCCTCCTCGAAGAGGGGATGAAAGAGGAGGGCTGGAAAACCCTGCCTTCCGTCACCCTGCTCTACAACGCCAATGAGAAGAACAAACTGGTGGCCGAAGCCCTTCAGGAGATGTACCGGAAAAACCTGGGGGTAAAGATCAAACTTCAAAGCCAGGAGACCAAGGTGTTCTTCGACAGCCAGATCAACCGGAATTACCAGATGTCCCGCTCCAGCTTCCTTCCGGATTACAACGATCCGTACAACTACCTGGAAAGCTTCCAGACGGATCATTCCATGAACCGGACCGGATGGAGCAACGAGAAGTATGATGAACTGCTTGAGAAATCCACGGAAGCAAAAAGTGAAGAAGAACGGGTGAAACTCCTCGAGGAAGCGGAAGAGCTTCTGCTGGAGGAAATGCCCGTCTTTCCGCTGTACTATTACAACAACGTGATCGTAGAAACGCCGAAATTGAAGAACGTCCTTCGCCATCCCGTCGGTCCTCCCGACTACAAGGAAGCCGAACTCACCGAATGAGGCGCCTTTTGCTCCCGCAGCACGTCGCTGCGGGATTTTTTGGATTTCCAATCAAGTTTCGATTATAAAGCCAAGGGGAACCCTTTCCATGGAACTTTCGGTTTGGAACGGGGGATTGCATGGATTGGAATCAGGCTTATGAAAAAGGGGATTTCAAGAATTGGGATTTTGGCAGCGCTTCACCGGAGCTGGTTTCGTACCTGGCTGTCCGGGGACTTCCCGCTCCGGGGAGTCGGGCCTTGGATATCGGCTGCGGGGGAGGATGGGATGCGATTTTTCTGGCACAATGCGGATTCGCCGTGACCGGCGTGGACGTTTCCCCCAAAGCCCTGAGTCTGGCGGCGATGAGGGCGAAGAAGGCGGGAGTTTCCATCCGGTTCCGAACCGGGGATGCCCGGAACCTGCCGGTGGAGGATCTGTCGATCGATTTTGCGAACGACCGGGGCTGTTTTCATGTGATTCCGAGGGAAGAGCGGCATCGATATGCCGAGGAAATCTGGCGGATTTTAAAGCCCGGAGGGCATTTGCTGCTGCGGGGATGCCGGGAGATGTCCCCGGAGATGGAGGAAAGTATGAGAAGATCATCCATTCCGATGAGCCCGATCACGGAAGAGATCCTCGACCGGCTGTTTCCGACGGAGCGCTTTTTCCGCGGACCCGTCCTGCCGATCCGCTTGACGGGGGAAGACAGGCCGGAGGGATTGCCGGCCCATATCGTCCTGATCACCAAACGCTGATCAGGGGAAAACGCGCACAAGAGCGGAGTGCGGAAGGGATGGCACCCGGCTCATCCTCGATCGCCTGAAATGCACCGTAATCTGGCAAATTACTGTCCCCTTCTTCATCGCATACTATGGAAAAACCCGTATTGGAGGGAAATCCCCTTGCGCGATGAAGAACTGGAACAGATGGATGAGCGGATGCAGACCGACGGCATGATCGATCGAGCCACGCAGAAGACGGATCAGCCGAAGGTCGATTTGCCGCACTTGGAAGGGAAGGATGCCCGGGACTCCCGAATGCAGGAGGAGCCGTCGGAGGGGGAAAGCTTGACGGAGAATGTCGGCGTGGAGGCCGCGGAAGAAGTGGCTGACCCGGTTCCGACGACGAAGGTTGAGGAGGGGAGAGCGGAGGCGGACCGGCGCGAAGAGGGGACGGAAGGGAGCTGGTTGGGTACCCTGGCCATCGTTTTATCGGTCCTTTCCCTGCTGCTGGTTCCCTATATCCTTGCCCCTGCAGGCATCGTGCTCGGCATCATCAGCGGCACCCGCAAAAACCAACTCGGATGGTGGGCGGTGGGGGTGGGCGCGTTTTCACTGATCGTCAACCTTGCCGCCGCTCCGTACCTGCGCCTGTACTGAAGCCGCGACGCAGGGGAAGCCGTTTTCCCGACGGAAAACGGCTTCCTTATATCTTTCAGGGATTTTTGCGCTCGTTGACCAGCTCCCGCAAATCGCCTAAGCGCCGGGTGATGCCCCTTTGGTCCATGGTTTCCAGCAGGGGAACGAGATACTTGCGTGAGGCGGGAAGCCGCTTTCGAATATCGGAAATGGACTGGGGACCGTTCCTTCGGATCGCTTCAACCACCTGATGAACGGCCGAGTTGAAGACCTCGTGGTGAAGAAGGATTTCATCGGTCAAGGGAACCACCATCCCCTCGCGGATCCAGTAGGGGCGCAGTTCCTTCCCCACCTCCGGGGGGATGCCCGCTTCCTCAAGCAGTATTTTCCAGTTCGGCGGAGTAATGCCTTTCCCCTTCAATTGATCCAACAGTCGGTCCGCCTTCTCCGACCACCGGTCGGGAATGTGGGGAGCGAAGGAGGGGAGGGCGAGGTTTTCCCCGTCTTGTCGGAGGCTCCCCCTTTCCGACCAGAAGTCCAGCAATCGTGAGGCTTCCCTCGTCGACAAGCCCTGAAGCAGGCGGGAGATCACTTCGGCCTTGGGCGCCCCCTCGCGCATCGGATATTCGCTGTGATAATTCGCGAGCCATCGGGCGATCCTTCTTTCCCTTTCCTGAAGGTGATCGGTTGAAGCAACGCGATCGAAAAAAGAAACGATCCGGCCATCCTGTTCCATTTTCTTCAGCGAGGTGTCTACCGCCGCTTCCGGTTCCGTCAAATGGCGGGCCAGTTCCTCCGGACTCATTAAAAGGCGATCCCTTAAGGCTTCCAAAATCCGCTCCTCCAGCCCGGCGGAGAGGCGCTGCTCGATCCGAAGGGCGGATTCGGGCCGGATTTTATGTTTGGGAGGATAGGGATCGATCACCTCTCCTCCCCCGACGGTGGCGGCGGGGGAGGGGCGCCGCAGGATGAAGCGGTCTCCCCGTCCCGCCACCACCGGTTCCCTCAATCGCAAAGTGACGAAGGCTTTCTCGTTGGGGCCCCACTCCTTCCGGTCGTACAGGATGAGTTCCGCCATCGTCTCGGCGGTGCCGATCAGAAGTTTCAGCCGGGCGCGCTGTTTCAAGGTGAAATCCAGGTCGGGAAGGGATTCCACCCTGGCGTCCAATCGATCGGTCACCGACCACGCCCCGGGATCCGTCAGGGTTTGCCCGCGATACAGGCGGTCTGCGTCCGCCATGGTCAGGTTGAAGGCCGCCCGTTGTCCTGCCGTGGCGCGGGGAACGGCGTTTCCGTGAACCTGTATCTGGCGAACCCGGACCCGCAGATTTCCGGGGAGAATCTCCAATTCATCACCGGTTTGGGCCGAGCCGGATTGCACCGTTCCCGTCACGACCGTTCCGGCGCCGCGGATGGTGAAAACGCGATCGATCGGGAGGCGAAAGGGAGCTTCCGATTGGCGCGGGGACATGCCGCTCACCAGACGGTCCAGGGTATGGACGAGGGAATCCAGCCCATCGCCGGTTCGGGCGGAGACCCGACAGATGGGCGCTCCCTCCAAAACCGTGTTTTTGGTCAACAGGCGGAGATCCTCTTCGATCAGAGGGAGCAGCTCGGGATCCGCCGCATCCATTTTGGTCAGGACGATGACCCCGGCGCGGATGTTGAGCAGTTCGATAATATGCAGATGCTCCCGGGTTTGCGGCATTACCCCTTCGTCGGCTGCCACCACCAGCAGCACCAGGTCGATGCCCGCCACGCCGGAAACCATCTGTCGGATGAACCGCTCGTGTCCCGGAACATCCACGATGGACACCTCTTTGCCGGAAGGCAGTCGGAAAGGGGCGAACCCCGGCTCAATGGAAATGTGCCTCTCCTTTTCTTCCTTCAACCTGTCGGTATCCACTCCGGTGAGCGCCTTGGTCAAGGCGGTCTTGCCGTGGTCGATGTGACCGGCGGTTCCCAAAACATAGTGACTCAAGGGAATCCATCTTCCTTTCTCCGTTCTCCCGAAAAATGCTTGCAATCTGAGAGAGAGGTTGTTATAATATGAAATGCATCGCACGAAGCAAATGTAAACCTCATGCGGATGTAGTTCAATGGTAGAACACCAGCTTCCCAAGCTGGAAACGCGGGTTCGATTCCCGTCATCCGCTCCAAACAGAAACCGCTGCACGAGAGTGCGGCGGGTTTTGCTTTTTAAGGAGGTTTACGATGAATCAGGCTCAGTATATCCGCACCTTGTTTGCCCGGGAGGATGAAGTGCTCCGCTCCATCGAAGGCGGTTTGGCAGATCGGGGAATGCCGCGGATTTCCGTCCCGCCCGAAACGGGGAAAACCCTGTACTTGTTGGCGAAGATGAGCGGTGCCCGTGATATCCTGGAAATCGGGGCACTGGGTGGATACAGCACCATTTGGCTGGCCCGCGCTTTGCCGAAGGACGGGCGTCTCATTTCCCTGGAGCTTAAGGAGGAGCATGCCGCCTTTGCCCGGGAAAACGCAGATCGCGCAGGGGTGGGGCAGCAGGTGGAATTCCGCGTCGGGGATGCATCGGAACTCCTCAACGCCCTGGAGAACGAAGGCGTTTCCTTCGATTTCATCTTCATCGACGCGGATAAAGAGCGATACGCGGATTACCTGGAACGGTCGATCCGTCTGGCCCGTCCTGGTGCGGTCATCACCGCCGACAACGTGCTCCGGGGAGGAAGGGTTTGCGACGAATCGGATCGGACGCCCTCCACGGTGGCCATCCGGCGGTTCAATGAGGGCTTGTCCCGGGATTCTCGGCTGGAATCCATGCTTCTTCCCGTCGGTGACGGACTCGCCGTCGCACGGGTACGCTAGACCGAAGGATAGAGTGTTTTCACATAAGCGGTGGAGCTTTTCGGCAATTATCGTTTGAATCCCCGAGCGGTGATGCGGTCCAATTGCCGGGCAAACCGGGGAAAGCGGGCCTGGAGGTAGTTGA carries:
- a CDS encoding peptide ABC transporter substrate-binding protein, which codes for MGVKKGWRAGIALFMAIALILSGCSTSGDSDSQSQSEQVLKLNLPNGEPTSLDPAKAFDAESMEVVNALFEGLMRLDENHQPKPAVAEKVDVSPDGLTYTFTLRKDAKWSNGEPLTAHDFEYAWKRVLNPKTASSAAFLLYFIENAEEYNTEKASADQVGVKAKDDYTLEVRLSKPTPFFLQLTAYTVYYPVYKKGLEEDPKLYENGDSYVSNGPFKMKEWQHDSSVKAVQNEHYRERDRVKLGGIEWAMVNDPSSAYQMFKTGKLHSATPPPDILPSLIKKGEAKVLDGSGLEFFRFNVKEKPFTNKKIRKAFALAVDRKAIVDQVVQGNQQPALAYVAPGTMSQLGDFREGREELIADNQAEEAKRLLEEGMKEEGWKTLPSVTLLYNANEKNKLVAEALQEMYRKNLGVKIKLQSQETKVFFDSQINRNYQMSRSSFLPDYNDPYNYLESFQTDHSMNRTGWSNEKYDELLEKSTEAKSEEERVKLLEEAEELLLEEMPVFPLYYYNNVIVETPKLKNVLRHPVGPPDYKEAELTE
- a CDS encoding class I SAM-dependent methyltransferase — encoded protein: MDWNQAYEKGDFKNWDFGSASPELVSYLAVRGLPAPGSRALDIGCGGGWDAIFLAQCGFAVTGVDVSPKALSLAAMRAKKAGVSIRFRTGDARNLPVEDLSIDFANDRGCFHVIPREERHRYAEEIWRILKPGGHLLLRGCREMSPEMEESMRRSSIPMSPITEEILDRLFPTERFFRGPVLPIRLTGEDRPEGLPAHIVLITKR
- the selB gene encoding selenocysteine-specific translation elongation factor translates to MSHYVLGTAGHIDHGKTALTKALTGVDTDRLKEEKERHISIEPGFAPFRLPSGKEVSIVDVPGHERFIRQMVSGVAGIDLVLLVVAADEGVMPQTREHLHIIELLNIRAGVIVLTKMDAADPELLPLIEEDLRLLTKNTVLEGAPICRVSARTGDGLDSLVHTLDRLVSGMSPRQSEAPFRLPIDRVFTIRGAGTVVTGTVQSGSAQTGDELEILPGNLRVRVRQIQVHGNAVPRATAGQRAAFNLTMADADRLYRGQTLTDPGAWSVTDRLDARVESLPDLDFTLKQRARLKLLIGTAETMAELILYDRKEWGPNEKAFVTLRLREPVVAGRGDRFILRRPSPAATVGGGEVIDPYPPKHKIRPESALRIEQRLSAGLEERILEALRDRLLMSPEELARHLTEPEAAVDTSLKKMEQDGRIVSFFDRVASTDHLQERERRIARWLANYHSEYPMREGAPKAEVISRLLQGLSTREASRLLDFWSERGSLRQDGENLALPSFAPHIPDRWSEKADRLLDQLKGKGITPPNWKILLEEAGIPPEVGKELRPYWIREGMVVPLTDEILLHHEVFNSAVHQVVEAIRRNGPQSISDIRKRLPASRKYLVPLLETMDQRGITRRLGDLRELVNERKNP
- a CDS encoding O-methyltransferase, with protein sequence MNQAQYIRTLFAREDEVLRSIEGGLADRGMPRISVPPETGKTLYLLAKMSGARDILEIGALGGYSTIWLARALPKDGRLISLELKEEHAAFARENADRAGVGQQVEFRVGDASELLNALENEGVSFDFIFIDADKERYADYLERSIRLARPGAVITADNVLRGGRVCDESDRTPSTVAIRRFNEGLSRDSRLESMLLPVGDGLAVARVR